A portion of the Cellulophaga algicola DSM 14237 genome contains these proteins:
- a CDS encoding universal stress protein, with amino-acid sequence MKKILLPTDFSENSYKAIEYALKVYKNIKCTFYLLHTYNPTVYQAEYLIGSPGLIGLGDVMRETAVSRMDELKNKIETEHPNPKHTIKTHTVFNTLLNEILEMTTSEKIDLVVMGTKGASGAQEILFGSNAVSIIKRTKCPVIVVPDSFEYEAPKEILFPTDFEITYPKKEIEGLLQIVKQHQSQINIMHVRTGNELDIVQKEHKKQLDQLLVNYATFHDVPDNEIIAAVNDFQLKKKINLLVMIQNKHTFFERLFMEPIIKKIGFHVNVPLMVIPQL; translated from the coding sequence ATGAAAAAAATATTGCTTCCTACTGATTTTTCTGAAAATTCCTATAAGGCTATTGAATATGCTTTAAAAGTTTATAAAAACATAAAATGTACCTTTTATCTTTTACACACGTATAATCCAACAGTTTACCAAGCAGAATACCTTATTGGCAGTCCAGGCTTAATTGGTTTAGGAGATGTAATGAGAGAAACAGCTGTGTCCAGAATGGATGAATTAAAAAATAAAATTGAAACAGAACACCCTAACCCTAAGCATACTATAAAAACGCATACAGTTTTTAACACACTTTTGAATGAAATTCTTGAAATGACGACTTCAGAAAAAATTGATCTTGTTGTCATGGGTACAAAAGGAGCCTCTGGTGCCCAAGAAATTCTATTTGGCAGCAACGCCGTTAGTATTATCAAACGCACTAAATGTCCGGTGATTGTAGTACCCGATTCTTTTGAATACGAAGCACCTAAAGAAATTCTATTTCCTACAGATTTTGAAATAACCTATCCTAAAAAAGAAATTGAGGGGCTTTTACAAATTGTAAAACAGCATCAATCACAAATAAATATTATGCATGTGCGAACCGGTAATGAACTTGATATCGTACAAAAGGAACACAAAAAGCAATTAGACCAACTGCTGGTTAATTATGCAACTTTTCATGATGTGCCAGACAATGAAATTATTGCGGCTGTAAATGATTTTCAATTAAAAAAGAAAATTAATCTACTTGTCATGATTCAAAACAAACATACTTTTTTTGAGCGATTGTTCATGGAACCTATCATAAAAAAAATAGGATTCCATGTCAATGTGCCTTTAATGGTAATTCCACAATTATAA
- the trxA gene encoding thioredoxin: protein MKSSFDKIIDSDTPVLIDFFADWCGPCKSLAPILKQVKEEMGDAVKIVKIDVDKNQSLAAKYQVKGVPTMMLFKNGKQLWRQSGVLPKNDIVTVIKTK, encoded by the coding sequence ATGAAAAGTAGTTTCGATAAAATAATAGACTCTGATACACCAGTATTAATTGATTTTTTTGCCGATTGGTGTGGTCCATGTAAAAGTTTGGCACCTATTTTAAAACAAGTGAAAGAAGAAATGGGTGATGCCGTTAAAATTGTAAAGATAGATGTTGATAAGAACCAATCTTTAGCAGCAAAATATCAAGTAAAAGGGGTGCCTACCATGATGTTGTTTAAAAATGGAAAACAACTTTGGAGGCAATCAGGAGTACTTCCTAAAAATGATATTGTGACTGTTATTAAAACAAAGTAA
- a CDS encoding universal stress protein yields MKNILFPTDFSENSWNAIAYGLSLFKKSKCTFYITHISPVLAASAGETAMVLPPELIEEELLKESLKKLDVLLQRIEELPFNTKHIFHISASYGFFIEHIKNEVSSKKIDLIIMGTKGASGLKKIALGSNTGNVITKVKCAVLAVPEKTTYHKPKKIGFPTDYIIDYNLHILSLLKDITLLTNAALNFLHIESKDETLSNLQTKNKEFLAYYFKDITHNFSNLKGQHLDTAIDEFTTTESVDMLVMVAKNLNFLERILFRPTVEEISYHTNVPFLVLHE; encoded by the coding sequence ATGAAAAACATACTTTTCCCAACAGATTTTTCTGAAAACTCTTGGAACGCTATTGCCTACGGATTATCTTTATTTAAAAAATCTAAATGTACGTTTTACATTACTCATATTAGCCCTGTACTAGCCGCATCTGCAGGGGAAACCGCCATGGTATTACCTCCAGAATTAATTGAAGAAGAGTTACTAAAAGAGAGTTTAAAAAAACTTGATGTGCTCTTACAGCGCATTGAAGAATTGCCATTTAACACAAAGCATATTTTTCATATCTCAGCAAGCTATGGTTTTTTTATTGAACACATAAAAAATGAGGTAAGCAGTAAAAAGATAGACCTAATTATCATGGGAACTAAAGGAGCTTCTGGCTTAAAAAAAATAGCTTTAGGGAGTAATACAGGCAATGTTATTACAAAAGTAAAATGTGCAGTTTTAGCGGTACCAGAGAAAACAACATACCATAAGCCAAAGAAAATAGGTTTTCCTACTGATTATATTATTGATTACAACTTACATATATTATCGCTCTTAAAAGATATTACATTACTAACTAATGCAGCGCTTAATTTTTTACATATTGAGAGTAAAGACGAAACGCTAAGTAATTTACAAACTAAGAATAAGGAGTTTTTAGCCTATTATTTCAAAGATATCACACACAATTTCAGTAACTTAAAAGGGCAACATTTAGACACGGCTATAGATGAATTTACAACTACTGAAAGCGTAGATATGCTAGTTATGGTAGCTAAAAACTTAAATTTTTTAGAGCGCATCTTATTCCGCCCAACTGTAGAAGAAATAAGCTACCATACCAACGTACCGTTTTTGGTTTTACACGAATAA